AATGTCATCAGAAAGGATTGAAAGACAATTGCCATTTGGGGTGAGTTCAACGAAAAAGCGGAAGTGGCGCTATTTTTTAAGGGAGTCGCTGATAAGTTCAACTCGGCTTGCTCGACAACGGCGGCGGCTTCTTCGGCTTCAGCACACTCAGCTTTTGCCGGCATCTGACTGGCTTCATACAGCAGCTTGATCCCAAACCCGATAAATAATAAAATTTCTGCCCAAGTGATATAAATTTGGGGGAGTAAGGATGCCGCTTGTCCGATGAGTACAGATAGCACCGTCATCGCTGCCAAGGCTGCTGTGACGCCGGTAAATACGAGCCGGCGCGAGTGGCGCATGGATAAAATGACGGCAATAAAAAATGTTTTATCGCCTAATTCTGAAACCGTAATTAATAATAAGCCGGCAGTAAACGCTGTTAACACGCTTTCAAGCTCCTCTCAATTTCTCTATTGAATGAGTGAGCTTGATGGAAGCAATTAAGACTTCACCAAGCTCACTAACGATGTGAACTCAGTGAAGGTCTCGCTCCCAAGTATTTGACGTTTAATTTCAAAAACTTGTCATCTAAACCAGGCAATTTGCCAGTATGTTGATTTAGATGGGCCGACTTTTTTGTGTGCCGGCAGCTACTCCCCTTCGGATATCAGTCATTTTACATCTATCTTTAGATATATACAATACCCTAGGCGGAAGATTTTGAGTCTTAAACGGATATCAAATGAGAGATGAGCTGTTGGGATGTACTCCCCGCTTCAAGAGAGATGGGGAGAGTTTAATTAAGCAGAAACTATGAAAAAAATATGAAAGCTACCATTGAACAACTCGCACAAATTCTGATTTTTTCAGATTTAGAATCCCCAGAATTAGAACGGTTGCAGGCTTATAGCCAAGTGAAGCAATTTCAGCCGGGGGAAATTGTCATGCAAGAAGGGGATCGCTTGCCGGCGAAGCTTTATGCACTCTTCAAGGGTTCCCTTCGCGTCACCAAAACCTCGGCTGCCGGTAAAGAAACGATTCTCCGCACCTTATTAACTGGGGAAATTTTTGCCGCACCGGCACTCTTAGGCAATGGCATTGCGCCGGCAACCGTTACCGCCGAATCTGATAGCGAAATTCTTACTGTAGATCGAGATGCTTTACTCGAAGCCATTCAGCAAAAACCAGAGATTGCCTTGCGAATGCTGATGGTATTTAATCAAAGAATCCAGCAGCTTCACGACACCGTACATGGATTAGTGTCAGAACGCGCAATTGTACGGTTAGCGCGGTTAATTTTATATTCTGCCTCACAAGATGGCACGGAGCAAACGGCAGCCGGCTTTGTTTTAAAATCTAAGCTTTCTTACTATCAAATCGCTCGCAGTATCGGAATTACTTATGAAGAATGCCTGCGCCTGATTAAAACTATTAAATCAGTTGTGGCTTACAGTCGCGGCGGGAAAATTACAATTTTGGATATGAAAGCATTAGAAGAAATCGCTGCCGGTAAAGAACTTAAGGATTGACAGTAAAAAATTGCCGGCTCAGATAATCTTTAAATAGTCTAACTTCCCATTTTAAGCCATCCAAACACTTGCTCTGCTGTTAGCTCCAAGTTAATTTCTTCTAGCACCGGCAAGCGATCTCCTCCTTGTAACAATTCTGGCTGTTGGTTTGGGAGGAATACTAAAATACTAAAGTCATCAGGATCAATAAACCATCCCAATCGACAACCGTAGCGCAGACAGTGGAGAATGTTGCCAATGACTTGATTCGGCTTCTGTTCGTGAGAGAGAATTTCAATCGTCTGCCGGTTGAGTGATGACGAATCAATTTTAGCTGCGTAACGTTAGAGCGCTTGATAAAAAAGAGCACTACTGCATTTCTACCGGCTCTTTTTCAACCGCTTCTTCCTCTAAACTTTCTTCATTGCTTTCAATGCCGGCTTTGCTCGCTTCAGGTAGTGCCACTTTATCAGGACTGTGCGGACTCTTAAAGCTCGCTCTGGCATCATCTTTTTGGCACGCAACCATTGTTTTCACGTGTTCCATTTCATCATCTCGAATGGCAACAAACACGTCATAGAGTGTCTCAATATGCGGGCGGCGTTCCTCTGGCGGGCGCGTTGTTTGGAATTCATCAAACATATAGAGGTCGCCATTTCTGTAATAACTGAGGGCAATTTGGGGTGGAGCCTGAGTTTTTAGTTCGTCCCCATGCTCTTTGAGAAGCTCATCATAAGTATGGTAAGCGTGTTCTTCCACCAGCTGCATAAAGTGATAAGCAGAACGGGGTGAAAGGATGTACACAGAAACGACAATCCAGTAGTAAACCAAAGCGCCGGCATGGGCAATAAAGCGATCAATCCAGTATTTGTTACCTCCCAATTCTTCACTAATTAGCAGGTGGTGTAGCTCGTTCCAAGACTCAGCAAAGTGAATTTTTAGCCAGTCTGCCTTACGCCACCACCCCATCGTTTCGTAAAGGTGAAGCACTGAAGTATAGGCAAAGTAGGGAACCCGCGCCACCGTTTCTAAAACAAAGAAGCGAGGATAACGGCGATTGCGATAAAAAGTGTTCAGAATCCACTCTAAAACATTGACAAGTAGACGAATCATTTCTAATTTCTCCTAACAAGAGCTGTCAAATTGATTCTTGAAAGTAGATTGAACCTTGACTTACTAAGGATAGTATTTGGAGGGAAAGGCGACTTCTATCTAAAGAGGGGGGTACTGTTCAGTCAGTACCCAACCATCATTGGTATAACTTCGCAGCTTGAAGGGTGATGAGGATGCGTAAGTCTGGATATTGTTACGCTTTTACAAGGCGAGATCGCTCCTCTTCACGAGCGGCAACAACGAGAGGTAAGCAAAGTGCTGCGATCGCCTTTTGCCATTTTTGCCGAATTTGCTCGTCTTCTACGCCATCAAATGCCGCCACTAAAGGAGCAACCGAACGTTCTAATGCCGGCCTCGGAACGGGACGATGCAATTCAACTAAACGAGTTAAGCTTTCTTGGTTATTAACAAACCCAATTACCCATTTAGTTGTGTGAGCTGGACTGTCTGGAACGCGCTGAACTCCTAACTCATTTTTTAACCAATTATAAAAAGGAGGAAGTCTTTCAGCTAATACACTGGCTGCGGTTGGCAACGTTTCTCTGAGTGTTTGAACATCTAAGCTGTTTAATGCGTCCTTAATTTGCACTGAGTTGAGAAGATCCGTCAAACTGAGTGAAAGCACTTCTTCTAACTCAGCAGCAGATAAATTGAGATGTTGGGTAAATACTTCTTGCATCACTTCGTACTTCAAAACAACAAACTGAGTTTACTTTGCCAAATGAGTTGCTGACTATGAGGTAGCTCATAAATTTGAGAGTTTGATTTAAAATCCCAAATTTACAAAAGAGTTTCCTCAAGTATTGATTAAGTCGCTTCAGAAAGGGTGAGCAGGAAAGCTAAATCTTCTTCGGCTTTTAAGGCATGGAGCGCATGAGCCGGCATAAAGATAAAAACGCCCGGCTCAAGGTTAATATCTTTCCCTTCTAAATTCAGAATTCCTCGCCCTTCAATGACATTGACGGTTGCATTCCGAGCCGAAGAATGTTCTGAAATATCGGTGCCGGCAGCTAGGCAAAATAGGGTGTATTGACAATTTTTATCTTTCACCAGCACTTTGCTGAGGACGCCGGCATGAGGGTATTCGATTTGCTCTTGCAGTCGAATGATTGAAGATGAGCCGGTTACAGTTGGAGTTGTCATGGTCTTTTAACCTCTTTAATTGTAGCGAATGCAAAGGTACTGATTTTTATTTCTCAAATGGGCAAGCTTACTCAGCAATTGCACACTGAATGATGTATCCCAAATCCTGCTGATATTTCTTAAACACGCCGCGCATTGCCAGCACTCGCTGCCGGATCTGAGGGTGAGTTAACACATTCCACAAAATTTTAGCCGTACTCAACAAGCCTTCATCTTGAATGACTTGCCGCAAATCTAACAATGCCAGCGTCCCGGTTTTTTGCTGCTGAACTTGCAAGCCGGCTGCTGTAAAAGCTGCTTTCCAGTTCGTTTCAGATAGCGGTGTCGTATTGCTTCGCACAATTTGTGCTAAATCTTGATGAATTTCTGCTTCACGAGTTTTGGCGACCATTTCGTGAGAGAGAAACTTGCCACCTGGTTTAAGCCGGCTCTGAATTTCTTTCAAGATTTTAGCTTTTCCCGGTGCAGATTGCATGGATAGAATTGCTTCTGCAAAAACCCAATCAAACTGCTCAGAAATGGTATCTAAATGAAAAATATTTCCCTCAATAATTTCGACTTGCCCTTCTAAGCCGGCAGCCTGAACATTAGCACGGGCACGTTCTACACTTTCTGGATTTTTTTCAACACCGACAACCCGCACGCCAAAACGCTGAGCCAGGGCGATCGCACTGTAGCCAAAACTAGACGCTAACTCTAGCACTGTTTCTCCAGGCTGAAAATTAGCCCATTGAAATAATTGTTCTGTGGCAGTGCGCCCACCAGGCCGTAAAATCGTTTTGCCGGCGGCTGCCAGTATTTGATGACCCGATGCTGTTTGGAAATTCAAAGTCGCGTTGCTCATAGCGTTCACCTTGTTGGAGCCGGTGCTATTCACTACAATGGCAAAAATTTCCGCTTCTGACTTTGAGCTAGCTCATAGTTGCCGATATCGGTATCTGATACCAAATCCGGTTATAATAAACTACCTATAAGTCTGTAAGCGGTCGGGTGTAATGACTGATTGTGCTGCAATGCGGCGCATTATAATCTCTATTGTTACGTCAACTCCGGCAAACTGACTTCACCTTCGTGAATGCCGCTGTCAAGGTACGTCTTATATCCTCGCAGAAGAATCCGGTATCCCAAAGATGTATATGAATACTTGGCTTCTTCTAACAACGTGTCAATCTGCTGCTGATTATTGTCTTGTAGGGCTTTGCCTATCTGACGCCAGAGTTCAATTGGTTCATTGATGTTCTGCAACACATATCTGGGGTCCCAATCTGAGACTTCTTCTGTGCAGTTGACTGCAATAAGTTTCAACGCCAATTGATAGTCTTCCGGCGCAATGCTCCATTTAAGTGAGCGCCATGTGGCTGTGCAACGGATTGATGGAGTACCATCCTTCAACTCTGCATCAAGGCGGTCACATTCTCCTGTTCGCCAGATATCCGACAATTCACAACTTGTCCATCCCGTAAAATCTGTCGGGGTAACGATGCGGATTGAGGGCGTGCAATCTGAGTTAGGAACGCTTGTCTCTCCAGAGTGCATCCAGCCCCAACTTAAATCGTTAGCAACAATTTGATTTCGTTTCAGGCATTCTGATACACGTGTCCATGCAGCACTCAAATAAACCTCTGAGATGTTTCGTAAAATTATCTCAAAGCAATCGCCAAGGACAAATCCTGCTACATCCAGCCTGCGTCCGCACGTTAGTAGCTGTAAAGGTTCTAGAGCTTTCCATTCCATTTGGTGACGTGCTCACATAGCCATGTACAATAATATAAGGCATTTCTAAATTGTGCGCGAAGAAAAGCTGGCTTACAGCACAATTATTAATGGACAGAAAGTTTCCGCCTAAGATCCCATAGTGGGTGGATATGCAGAATGATTCGGCATAAAACGCCAAATTGGTTGTGTCGCAAAAACTCTTCAATGAAAAACGCTCTACGTCGTTCGTGTTGCTGTAAGCGGTGATTCCAAAAATTGCTTCAATAAAGTTCCTTTGAGACACACTGTCCCCTTGATTGATTCCATTCGTACCAAATCCACTTTAGTAAAACTCCTGTCCTCGATACGGAAACCTTTGCTAAAAGCAGATTTAGTAAGCTTGTAGGGAGCCTGTCATAATCGGATTTGATATGAGTTACATTGAGATTTTAGTCTTCTGGTAGCCAGTCTTCATCTAAGACTAGACTCCAAGAATAGGGACACTCTTCTGGAAACACTGAAATATTTAGAGTCGTTTGTTTAGCTGCTTGGCGACGCGCGCGTTGGTAACTCTCTTCAAGTTGCTCTGCGGGATAATCTTTGAGACTGGGACTATCTTCAATTGATAATTCAATTTGAGTCCGAGCATCAGTTATAGAATCTAGCCAACTATCCGAACGACGCTGAGGTTGATATTGCCACTTGAGCAAATGTAGTAAAAGGCGAGTTAATTGACTGATAATCGCCCTCCGTTCACTTTTGCCCAAGCCCTCAATCTCCTCAATTAGATGCTCTACGTCAATTTCATGCCAGTGACGATCCCGCAATAGCTGGGCTGTTTGGTCAATCCACGCATTGAAATCTGCTAGATACGTTTCATTCATAGCTCAATCTATAACGTTAACGCTGCATCACTAACCATGCCTATAGCACCTCAATAATAACGCTTTGCTTGAGAGAAAAGTTAAATTTTATCGACCGAATTTGAAAGAGGATTGAACTGTAAACAATGTTGTAAAAATCGCACCGGCATCTCTGGAAAAGCGCCCCAATGCAGATGAATATAAGAAGCGTGTAATTGATGGGATATCCAGCCTTCCATTACTCCTGCGCTAGCCGAAAGCTGAGGAGAGATGCCAACAGCCTGATAGAGCGGTGTTGGCATATCAAGAATACTCGCCTCCCCCTCTTTTCCTAAAAGGGTGAGTTCTGAACGGTGGAATTCATGCCCATAAACAGTCTCACCGGCAGCCAGTAGCGCT
Above is a genomic segment from Microcoleus sp. FACHB-68 containing:
- a CDS encoding TMEM165/GDT1 family protein, with the translated sequence MLTAFTAGLLLITVSELGDKTFFIAVILSMRHSRRLVFTGVTAALAAMTVLSVLIGQAASLLPQIYITWAEILLFIGFGIKLLYEASQMPAKAECAEAEEAAAVVEQAELNLSATPLKNSATSAFSLNSPQMAIVFQSFLMTFLAEWGDRTQFATITLAASNNAAGVTLGAILGHSICAAIAVLGGRMIACRISERIMTAIGGALFLIFGVLAFLEGVVKS
- a CDS encoding Crp/Fnr family transcriptional regulator codes for the protein MKATIEQLAQILIFSDLESPELERLQAYSQVKQFQPGEIVMQEGDRLPAKLYALFKGSLRVTKTSAAGKETILRTLLTGEIFAAPALLGNGIAPATVTAESDSEILTVDRDALLEAIQQKPEIALRMLMVFNQRIQQLHDTVHGLVSERAIVRLARLILYSASQDGTEQTAAGFVLKSKLSYYQIARSIGITYEECLRLIKTIKSVVAYSRGGKITILDMKALEEIAAGKELKD
- a CDS encoding Uma2 family endonuclease — its product is MDSSSLNRQTIEILSHEQKPNQVIGNILHCLRYGCRLGWFIDPDDFSILVFLPNQQPELLQGGDRLPVLEEINLELTAEQVFGWLKMGS
- a CDS encoding alternative oxidase; translation: MIRLLVNVLEWILNTFYRNRRYPRFFVLETVARVPYFAYTSVLHLYETMGWWRKADWLKIHFAESWNELHHLLISEELGGNKYWIDRFIAHAGALVYYWIVVSVYILSPRSAYHFMQLVEEHAYHTYDELLKEHGDELKTQAPPQIALSYYRNGDLYMFDEFQTTRPPEERRPHIETLYDVFVAIRDDEMEHVKTMVACQKDDARASFKSPHSPDKVALPEASKAGIESNEESLEEEAVEKEPVEMQ
- a CDS encoding cupin domain-containing protein; this translates as MTTPTVTGSSSIIRLQEQIEYPHAGVLSKVLVKDKNCQYTLFCLAAGTDISEHSSARNATVNVIEGRGILNLEGKDINLEPGVFIFMPAHALHALKAEEDLAFLLTLSEAT
- a CDS encoding class I SAM-dependent methyltransferase — protein: MSNATLNFQTASGHQILAAAGKTILRPGGRTATEQLFQWANFQPGETVLELASSFGYSAIALAQRFGVRVVGVEKNPESVERARANVQAAGLEGQVEIIEGNIFHLDTISEQFDWVFAEAILSMQSAPGKAKILKEIQSRLKPGGKFLSHEMVAKTREAEIHQDLAQIVRSNTTPLSETNWKAAFTAAGLQVQQQKTGTLALLDLRQVIQDEGLLSTAKILWNVLTHPQIRQRVLAMRGVFKKYQQDLGYIIQCAIAE
- a CDS encoding DUF29 domain-containing protein, which produces MNETYLADFNAWIDQTAQLLRDRHWHEIDVEHLIEEIEGLGKSERRAIISQLTRLLLHLLKWQYQPQRRSDSWLDSITDARTQIELSIEDSPSLKDYPAEQLEESYQRARRQAAKQTTLNISVFPEECPYSWSLVLDEDWLPED